ATATAGGAGCTAATAACCAGCTCCATTCCCATTTAGGTTTTGGGAAAGTCACATTGAGCTTTTATGCTGGTATTTCTGAAACTACTCAATTCAATAGGCAATCTTGAGTCAAACATCTTAATTAACCTTCCTTGATGTGCCCTTTCCCTTCTGTATTGTTTGAAGGTCTCTTTAGTAATTGAATTTCAATTTAAAGACTTTCCAGCaactaagatggctgcctattCCAGTTTACGATTAATCTtactgaactgccttccgctgtctagaatgtaaatcgctggcgggatggcaatcggatcgatttgttttccgaagttgactgcagtttcctcatgagacaacttgggtgacttcggaaaacaaagctctccgagtgccgacgggaggcagttcggggggattagtcgccccgaagaagaggagatttgtcactgggcaactaatctccccttatCTGAGCAAATGCTCTGACCCAAAAGGtgaatgtttgctcttttattgAGATAGCATCTCATGTTTCGGccccacttggggacctttttATAGGATATTGTGCAGTTTCTGTGTTACaacttaagggtaaggacacacgagcagattcagggagattttgtcgcctggctactaatcgccttgtcttttgagcaactatctccctgaactgcctcagcgtttttccccatagcctacaatgaaaagtcgcctgcgataatgcacacacggtgatgcgttttcaatagttgcctgaaattgcctcactgaggcaactttgggcaactattgaaaacgcatcgccgtgtgtgcattagcgcaggcgacttttcattgtagcctatggagAAAAACGCTAGTCTGTGGAACCTAGTAAATATTCTTCTTCAAAGGTGTAGACTGAGCCCCAACCCAGACACACCCTGAGATTGGTGTTTTGACCCTATGGTCATGAGGCCAGCAGGGGGGATGATGGGCATTGTGCCGATGTGCAGcgttgtgaactttttttgaccatgcccctaatggacctaattaccatgtccattttacaaaatttggcaggttatgtcCATTTCTGGGATTTTTCGTCCAATGTTtgatgtgttataacagttttgctaatgaagttgaattgccctttaagatgctagtctcagtgctcccaagagacttgcttatctgaaatagtttcaattgtatttttgcttatcttaaattgttacaaaagtattcaagtgcagctgctgactgttctgagctctctgccaaaacccctcttattttaattacgtcTCGGtacaagagatcaaagagaaagtcgggacatttcagtaagaaaccctgGACTGTGAgtcgagctgtcaaaatcgggaacGTCCCacagaaaaatgattttgctaTTTACGTGTattattttttgttacaaaagcaCCACCTGTTGGTCTGTTTCAGACCATAAAGTAGTTGAggtttaagtattaattttggggttttttggtagttttcctttaatggctgtAGAATGAACTTTTTAGGTGCAGTATGGCCAAGCTTTCCATTCTGGTCCAATTTTTGGCCATAACCCAATAATTCAACCAAGCGTGGTCAGACATCCCCTAAATCTGTAACCACACCCATTTCCTGGTGGACCCTTTGTGGTTTGGCATTTGGGACTATGGTGCGGAACTATTGGGATGTATACAGGTAAATAATGGCCCCATGCTGCACCTTccctttttgctgtttcacattAGTCTCTCTCCAGGTTTTGCATTATTCTGAGAAAAAGCAAAAGTGAACTAAGGGGAACCTAAAACTTATAGGGAGAGGCAAGAGGCgtgaaaaaagttaatttgagGCCCCGAGCAACACATTTATTGAGTGATAATGGTCACTTTGTTAAGTAGATTTAGAGGTATATATTAATTGCGGAGCTGCGCTCCCATTGAGCTATTAGTACTACCCTTTAAGTCAGTGATCCGTATCCATGCCCTGTCAGCTGTCATATTTTAAGCATATTTAAAACCCCTGTTGCTTTAAAACTTCATAACCAAACCACATCAATGAAAAGAGGTGCAAAAGTACAGCGAGAAGCTGTGACTGTCATAAGCCTACATCATCGAGTGCTGCAATCACCTCACTTAAAATACGCACGTACCAATATAAAACAGCTGGGACGGGAGACTGCACACTCTGCTGGAGAAATGCAAAATCACATTGACTGCAAAAAGGTGGTTTTTCTgtgtacaaaacaaacaaaatgatgcACAGTATGTGATGTGGTTACTGAAGTACGCAGCCTCTTTAACAGCTTTGCTCACTTTGTATATTTGGAAAATAGTCCCAAAAGGACCCTGGCATGGATTCTTGCCCATAAAAGTCATGTTCCCTACCACATGTTGCCAAACCCTTGCTTTTGAAAGGGGAAATCTAGCCATCTAGGACACATTGGATTGAATATTTTACTATGGTGTTGAAGGACCAGACCCGAATTCGCAGCAAGCCACAAAGACCCGGCCTATGGCAGCATAAGTTAAGGTGTGGCATGCCACCTAGCCGCAGGGGTAGTTTGCTCGGTTCTGCAGCACTAATCGCTTAGTGCTCCTGTACAAAAAGAATGCACATACGTGTGATcctgtgggagggaggggggctcTGGAGGACACTGGCCTCCTGGTGCTCTCAGGGAAAACCCACCCCTGTGAATGACACCCCCAGATACTCCCAACACCTGGCATGGAATTCCCAATTGATTAACCAGGCAAATTTCTGTAGGTTAGAGAATCTTTACATTCTCTCGATGGAGCTTTTAGAAAAATGGCTTCCAGGTATGCAAATATATGAATGCCTTCTAATCTGAGATTTGCAATGATTGCTCCTAATATCTTGCCAAAGACTCTGGGAGCTGTAGCGTGGCCAAATGCCAAGACTTTATACTGGAAATGTTAATGAAGAATCTTGAACCTGAGGAACTTTTGGTGTTTCTTCCAAATAGGAATATGTAAATAAGCATCCTTCGGGTCCAAATTAGTCATCCAGTCCCCTTGATTCACCAGCTGGGCAATAGATCGCAGAGCCTCTGTTTTGAAGGAGGGAACATACAAGTCTTTGTTGAGTGAGTTAAAGTGGAGAATTACTCTGAACTCTCTGATCTGGTTTGTTTTAGGAAAAGGTGGGAATAAATACCTGAATGTTGTTGCTTAAAGGGAACCAATAAAATGATGTTTTTGTACAAGATATTGTATGATTACTGACAATGCATTCAAGGCTTCTGCTGTTCTCAACAGAGGAAGTAAAATGTTGTCTTGGAGTTCTTTAGTAGATCTTGACTTTATCCATTTAATACAGTATCCAAAACCCAAGTGTCTGAAATCTCCTAAACCCACACTGTTTTGAAGTTGGCAACGGCACTCCCACACTATATTAATTAACTTGGAAGTAGAGACCAATAAACATTAATCTTGAGCATGCcggagtcctctagtgaccaaacagaggtacaaccatatatacttaaataattctccaaagcatgctaataagtgaaaaaattgagtttattacattaaaatattaaaagattAGAAAATCTCCTTATAgcgcctaatgcgtttcatgcttacctagcacttaagCTTTTTAGTGAATTCAATCAATGGTGTCCTTGATGACTTTATGGACCAGAAATATAAGTAGCTTTTCTAAGAAATAAATTTAAACATGTTATGCTGTTTGGAAATAGCTGCATCCTGTTCTAGACctaatgaggctcatttatataCATTGGGTAAGTTTGGACCTGGCACCATGCACCATGGCAACCAAGAAAGCCAAGTATAGATTTGTTGATATGGGtaatgcccagtgtttataaattagccccgATGCACCATGTCTATATTGAAAGTTGATTTGTCTTAGTCTAGGAAGAGGATGACACTTCTCTACTTATCATAAACTACTTATCATATCATGGAGCCTGCTTTAGTGCCAGGCCAAGTCGGCCGGGCGCCTTAGGCAACCTGGTCAACCACGCTGCCCCTTTTTGTGCTCATGGGCAGAAGAGCACACATGCCGAATTGCCTCTGCAGTTGGAGTAGCACAAGGGTCTGAATTAGCGGAAGGcatacctttgcaccctaggcacgtgcttcgtctacccctagttctgaccctggttTTACATCTATAGCAGAACCCCCCATTGACCTTGTCCTCTACATTCTTGTAATTCACACATAACATCATTTTGTATCACCCGAATAACTATAGCCAATCAGAATCCAGAACTAATGACTTAAAACAGGGCTGTTGAACTGGAGGCCAGTGGGCCTGATATGACCgtccaaaggatttttatggtgCCCAGCCTGCTCAGAGGCTACATAGACTTCACAGTATGACATCATTAATTTAATTCAATCCGGCCCTCCAACATGCTGTATGACATATAATTGGCCAACTACATGTAAtatgttggacagcactgacataAAAGGTTTCAATCTGTATTAGATCATTTATGGGTTTTGGATCCCattttaattcaggctttattgTAGGTGCAATATGTTAGAGGTCACTTATGACGGCAAGTGCAGTTGCAGGGATGTAGTAGTCGGTTGTGTCCAAGTTGTGCTTGGTGTCGCTAACTGCTTCCTGTcctgaattaaaggagaattcaaccctttagcaaaaaaaacccttccgaagacccggaagatggctgcttggaactccgatgcctgaggggtatgtaaaaagttaggggcattttccccgggggggcagttaggaaggagggagggaggggtctacgtggggtgggtgGTAGGGTTGTTTTTTGCtgaagggttgaattctcttttaaatgcAATTGTGTCTACTGCTACAGTGGTATCCTAGAACTGCTTTGTGGGTAATAAACATGGCAATTGTGTCCAAAATTCCAAAAAAGTCTAGAGCTGGCCCTTTGCCAACCTCCTGCCTATTTTATCAGGCCCATGGCAATTTCCAGCCATTtatgcagagtgatattctgaaacaatttgaaatttattttaattttttattatttgtggggttttttgtgactatttagctttttattaccAGCTCTACCgtttgcaatttttgcaatctggttgctagggtcaaaattaccctagcatccatgcattcatttgaataagagactggaatatgaatagaagaggcctgaataaaaagatgagtaataaaaagtagtaattacAATACATCTATAGTGATACGGAGCATGTgcttttttttagattgggtcagcgacccccatttgaaagctggaaaaagtcagaagaaggcaaataattgaaaaactataaaaaaaaaaaagaaaaaatgaaggccgactgaaaagttgcttagaattaggcattctctaacatactaaaagttaacttaaaggggaataaTACAGAAAAGATCCTTCAGTTCTGCTTTGTTTGAACAAAATGTCTCTGTGCAAGTATATGACAGTAAAGGGGTTATAAACCCaaaagtaaaatttaaatggTTTAAAGTTGTAaacataattgctattgaaagcagcatccgCCTTTCtctatccatacctcccaacattttggaagtaaaaagagggacaaaaatttccgcacgtagcgcagcaatttttttgaccacacccctttctgtggccacaccccctaattaccctgTTTGTTTTACAagttttggcaggttatgaaagtttgaaaatattcctccttatctaaactgtgtttttgtgtctcaaaattgttacaaagtatcttatttgcacctgttagctgttctgggctctctgctaaaagccaattaagtgagaaactttgtttctttttctagctgttcagtgcagagaaaagagggactttccagtacaaatgagggactgcgggttgagctgtcaaaagagggactgtccctccgaaaaagggacagttgggaggtatgctctatcCATTTTCTACCCTggtggttctgtctcttgaatcAATTTAGTACGTCAACTCTCCTCCAGTCAAGGCCGGACTGTTAATCAGTTGGCTTCTTctgcattgtttcaaaagtcagaccCACCAGGGCAGAGAGCAAGCGGGACAGATACATGTTGCTTTCAGTAGTAACTGAATGCAAGTGTGTGATGTGtaatgcaaagttgctcagattttcattttatgttgtgtttacatgcccttttaaaTTCTAAGCACTATCACCCATTGACCACAAGATGGCACCAGAGGATTGAAAGTATAAAATACTCAAAAGTGACAGGAAATGGTACTACAAGATATTTTCCTAACTATTTATTTACCTGTTATTAGAAAtatctcatcttttttttttttttttaaaacaaattctacTGGGATTATGGGGTCTGcgatgctgcattgtgggtaaacacATAGCTAATTGCACCCAAAACTGCATTTGTATTATATTCTACACTACTTACCTGTTAATTGCTGTATAAacatgtgcaatatatatatatgaacggCTATTCCCCCAGCtaaacagcagcttctttatataaacagtattaTTGCTACTGAAgcatctttccaatatacaatgtaattgctgttgaaagcaacGTTTGCTGAGATTTCACCGAAATAAAAATGTCAACAGTTTGAATTGATGCAggagcattgaagtgagtgtgccatttgtttctatttttgtaccATTTGATGAAAGCTCTTTTTTGGCAGCAGAGCTAACATTTGAGCACCTCTTATCGATTTACCCACATATAAGAAGTATAAAAGTTCTAGCAGAAGAAAGTTGTGATACTTTGTACCTACggtttttgctgcaaattcttttttctgcttttgaagATGTCATTCCAAGAGATCTCTTCACTTACAAAAGAAAAGGCTGACACGTATTCCTTCACGAATGAAGAAAGAGACAGGATCTTGCAATCGGACATTTTGCATACATCGGATTTTCAAGGTATACAAAGTTCTGCAGATAAGAAACAACGTTTAgaagatttgaataaaaaacagtTAACATTAACGTTGCATAGTACAGCTTTAACCGAGTATGCAAGAGTACAGCGTATACCTAGAGGTCTGAGGATAAAAAACCAACCGGCATTATTAAAAGATAATACTGAATATTTGGAAaaatggcagcagattcttaATAAAGCAAGTTTGGACCTGATTTTTCTGACAATACAATACCTACAACCAGAAATTAGGAAAGTGACACATGATATAACTAAAATTCACGAGGAGTTAAAGACATGTTTGGCTGAAAATGAATATATCACCCTTAATGCAAGAATAAATGCCAGTATCGAGTCTTTACAGGGAGAACTGTTGCGCTCGAAACTGAGGAAATTCAAGAGAGATACGGAAGATTATTCCACGAAACGAGTGTATAGCTGGCACCTGGAAAGGAGACAGATGCGCTATTGGCCAAGACGGGAGAGGAGACAGCGCGAGAATCCGGTGAGTGACGTCACCTCTGACACAGGAGAGAGCAGCATGGACTCGGCGGAGGAGCAGCGCCAAGGGAGAAGGAACCACGACCAGTGGAACCAGGCGCAAGGACAGCGCGGGGATCGTTTTTTAGGCGGAGGCCCGGGGAACATCCCTGCAGGTTCGGCTCCAGAACGCGGAAAAGAGTCAGGAGAGGCAAGAGACGCACTCGCAGCGCCATTCACGAAAAGAACCACGCGACCAAGAAAAAGAACTAATATTGCAAGGGGAGCCGGCTACACCAGAACATCTTGTGGTAAATATCTCCGACTACTCTCTTACAAATGTACAGATTGACCTGATTAATAAGGGACTTGGTTATGTACCAGCAGTTAAGGGTGATTTTTTCCGTTTCAAGGTGGACTTTATGCGGTTCATTAGGACTTTGAGactgaaaatgcattttaaagattCTAAGGATATAGCCATCGCTTTGCCCATtgtcaaaaaaagaaatgttacatTTGATCCTGACATCACCAGTGAGAATTTGAATGTGTTCATGCAAATGGTGTTACATGATGTAGAAAGTTTAGATTGGAAACATTTACCTaagcaaaaacataatttaacacGGGAAGAACATAAGGCATTATGTGAGttgaaagaaaataaagagaTAATTGTCAAAAAGGCAGATAAGGGAGGGGCCACAGTTGTAATGAATAAAACGGATTATATGGAGGAAGCGTTCAAACAGTTGAATGACAGGGTGCATTATATAGAGCTAGATAATGATCCAACCCTCTCATTGAAAAAAGAAATAGATATCTATATTAAGGAAGCCTATGATAACGGGATAATTGATAAAAACATAAAAGATTTCTTAACAACTGATCATCCAATGGTACCAGTGTTTTATCTCTTGCCAAAGATACATAAGAATTTACATAAACCACCTGGGCGGCCAATTGTTTCCAGCATTAATTCAGTATTGCAACCATTAAGTATTTATTTGGATAAACAATTGCAACCTTTGGTACAAGAGATAAAATCCTGCTTAAGAGATACAACCGACTTTTTGAATAAAATCTCGGCTATTGCCGATTTAGATACATGTACTTACCTTTGCACAGCAGATATTCAGTCCCTTTACACCAGTATTCCACATACTGAAGGAATCATGTATATCGAAGAAGCGTTATACCAGTATGGATACGAGACACAACTGGTAATTTTTTTGATAGAACTATTGCGGTTTGTATTAACCAAAAATTATTTCCGTTTTGATAAGACCTATTTTTTACAGAAGCAAGGCACAAGTATGGGCAGTAATGTAGCCCCGAGTTATGCCAGTATATTTGTTTCATTCATTGAGGTGATGGTCTTTTTTGAACAAGCCCATAGTGTGAACATAAAGAATTATTatagatatgtggatgacatattCTTCACATGGCATGGAAGTAAAGAAGCATTGATGGATATGAGTCAGAAAATTAACACACTACATCCTACACTCAAATTTACATTAACCTTTCATGAAGATTGTATAAGTTTTTTGTGGATGTATTGGTTACTAAACAGTCTAATGGGCTAAGCACTGACCTGTTTC
Above is a genomic segment from Xenopus laevis strain J_2021 chromosome 3L, Xenopus_laevis_v10.1, whole genome shotgun sequence containing:
- the LOC108710783 gene encoding uncharacterized protein LOC108710783 — its product is MSFQEISSLTKEKADTYSFTNEERDRILQSDILHTSDFQGIQSSADKKQRLEDLNKKQLTLTLHSTALTEYARVQRIPRGLRIKNQPALLKDNTEYLEKWQQILNKASLDLIFLTIQYLQPEIRKVTHDITKIHEELKTCLAENEYITLNARINASIESLQGELLRSKLRKFKRDTEDYSTKRVYSWHLERRQMRYWPRRERRQRENPVSDVTSDTGESSMDSAEEQRQGRRNHDQWNQAQGQRGDRFLGGGPGNIPAGSAPERGKESGEARDALAAPFTKRTTRPRKRTNIARGAGYTRTSCGHVNNVAI